Genomic segment of Callithrix jacchus isolate 240 chromosome 9, calJac240_pri, whole genome shotgun sequence:
TGAGGTGGAGACGATCGCGAGGCCAAGGCTGGGTTCGCGGACGCGAGGAGAAGAGGGTGGGAGGCAACCTCGTGGAAACTGGGAAAGGCGGCCGGGACCTCAGGGACGCCGCGGGCCGCCGGGCGCACAGCACCTCGCGCGCGATCTGGCGCCAAAGGGGCAGTCCCGCGGTGCGCACTGAGCAGAGTTCCGGGGATGGTGCGCCTGGCCCCTCTGCTGCGCACAGCCCAGCCCAGGACGGCCGGCCTCTAGGACTCAGCGGGGCGGGTGCAAGCGCGGGTTTTGCTTTGTCGCCCGggatggagtgcagcggcacgatctcggctcattacaacttCCACATCCCGGCTTCGAGCAattaattctcctacctcatcctcccggGCCggggtagttgggactacaggtgcctgccaccacgtccggctaattttttgtatttttagtactcaGTGTTTCACCgttttagccaggcgtggtggcaggcatctgtcagcccagctactcaggagggccctggctaataattttgtatttttagtagagacaggatttcaccatgttggtcaggctggtctcaaactcctgatctcatgatgtgctctccttggcctttcaaagtgctgggattacgggcataaaccatcacacccagcctggaggTCACATTTTAACTTCTGAGAGGAAGGGGATTCCTTTGCTTGGTTAGGTACTTTCTTAGATCCCGCCCCTGAGACAATTGCCCTCCTCCTTGGGCCTCTAAGTCAGAGTTGAGGATACTAAGGCTCAAGGCTGTCCTGCTGCACCTCACCCAGTTGGTCAGGGGCCTGATGGCTGGTCCCCAATGCTCTGTGTAGCTCCGAACAATCAGAGTGGATGGGGGTTGGAGACATTGAATCTTCAGGGTTCAGGACAGAAGGTTCTCGCTCGGAATCTCAGTATTCCTGGGTTGCCTGTGGACCTGGGACTTTCCTGGTGAAGTAAAATAGGAAAGTGTTTGTTCTTCCCAGCGTGAGTGGAGAGGACATGGGGCTTCTGTCCCTCTGTCCTGACTGGGAAAAGGGCTCTGCGGGCTGGCCCTGCACAGAGGAGGCCCTGACcatcaaggtgaaacccgtctctgctaaaaatacaaaaacattagccgtgcgtggtggtgggggcctgtaatcccagctactcaggaggttgaagcaggagagtcacttgaacccgagaggcagtggctgcagtgagccaagatcgtgccattgcactccagcctgggccacaagagcaagactccgtctcaaaaaaaagagaaaggcatgGGGTAGGGGAGGGTGGGAATGGTATAGACTTAATGTTATGCAATAGTCAGATGTACTGGAGAAATAAGTggatgtcttttttaaaatattttttagagacgtTGACTCCCCGTGTTGTCCAGGCATGactcaagctcctggactcaagccatcctccagcctcagcctcctaagtagctgggactacagcttcCTGCCACCTCCCCCATCTTGCTCTCTAATTTAAAGCAGGGTCTGCATATCACCTGAAGTCATCGCTCTTTTGGGGACATCCCGCATGTCCAGAACTGCCATCTGGTAGTGAAGTGGCCCTAAGGCCGTGGGGAGCATGGAGACTTTTTTGCAAAGGAGGACCTGGATAAATTTGCCCCCACATTCGAGCAGAATGGACAGGAGAGGCCGACCCGTGTTCCCATGTTACTGTGGACGGAGGAGCTGGTCCGAGGGACCTAGGTGTGGACAGGGACAAGCATGGCACAGGACGAGTAGAAATGAAAGCCACAGGGGTGGCGGATGCTCTGCACACAACTCGCTCGCAACCGCACCCTCCCCGCCACGCACTCAGCCGATCCCGGGACGCGAGCAGTAAGCTGCACACGGACTCTGGGACAGGCCTGGCAGAAATGGGCGTGGTGTGGGGGTGCAGACGACCGCTATGGTAAGTCTGGGTTCCCGGAACCCGCAGGGAGGAGGGTGCAAGGCAACCTCGTGGAAACTGGGAAAGGCGGTGGGGACCTCGGGGACGCGTCGCACCGCCGGGCGCACAGCCAAAGGGGCGGTCCCGCGGTGAGCACGGAGCAGAGCTGAGGACTGTGTGCCCGGTCCCTCTGCTGCGCACAGCCCAGCCCAGGACCGCTGGCGGCGCTGACTCCGCGAGTTGGGGTGCAAGTGCGGGGCGGGGCATCTGTGCCAGGTCCCCTCCCTGAATATAAAAGCAGCTGTGGCTGTTGGGTTCCACCAGGCCTTCCACGTGCCTCACAGTCTGAATTTCTTGCGTGGCAACTCCAGCCTCATCGCGGCTCGAAATGGACCCCAACTGCTCCTGAGCCACTGGTAAGGGAAGCCCGACCCTGCGCCCTGGGATCCCCGTTTCCCAGGACAGAGGGTCTCTGGGTTTCAGGAAGTcgctttttttttggagaggggcAGGGCCGGGagggagtcctgctctgtcgcccaggctgaagtgcaatggctcaatctcggctcactacaacctccgcccacaagttgaagcgattctcctgcctcagcctcctgggtagctggcattacagatgcgcgcaaccacacctagctaatctttgtatttttagtagaaacggggtttcaccatattggtcaggctgatctccaactcttgacctcgtgacccgcccaccttgtcctctcaaagtgctgggattacaggcgtgagccatgtcGCCCGACCTGGGGGTCGCATTTTAAGTTCTCAAAGGAAGGGGATTCCTTTACTTGGTTAGGTGCTATCTTTCTGATCACACCCCTGAGAGCATTGCCCGCCTCCCTGGGCCTCTAAGTAAGAGTTCAGGATACTGAGGCTCAAGGCTGTCCTGCTGCATATTACCCAGTTGGTCAGCCCCTTCCGCCCCCCCGCCCCCAATGCTCTGTCCAGGCTCTGGGCAATCAGGGTGGATGGGGACTGGAAACCCTGGTTCAGGACAGAAGGTTCCAGCTCGAAATCTCGGTATTTCTGGGTTGTGTGTGCACCTGGGACCTTCCTGGTGGGGTAAAACAGGAGGGTGTTTGCCCTTCCCAGCCTGAGTGGAGAGGACATGGGGCTTGTGTTCTTCTGTCCTCATCAAGAAAAGAGCTCTGAGGGCTGGCCCTGTGCAGAGGAGGGAGCACTGGAGACCCATTGACCCACTGCTGTACCTTCTGCATGTCACTCACTGCCCGCcaccttttctcttccttgcagGTGGCTCCTGCACGTGCGCCAGCTCCTGCAAGTGCAAAGAGTGCAAATGCACCTCCTGCAAGAAGAGTGAGTGTGGGGCCATCTCCAGGAATCTGGGGCTGTGGCTAAGGTTGGGAGGGAGCCCTAGTCTGGCCCTGAGTACATTCTTCTGGGGAACTGGGCTTCCTTCGGCCCCTGTTGGCTGTGTCATTTTCTCTCAGAGGGCTTTGTGCCCTCTGGGTCTGGGGTCTGAGCTGGAGCCAAGCTTGCTATTGGGGAGGTGCCTGGTCAAGTCAGCTCATCTCTCATTCTTCCCTTTCACCTCAGGCTGCTGCTCCTGTTGCCCCACGGCCTGTGCCAAGTGTGCCCAGGGCTGCATCTGCAAAGGGGCATCTGAGAACTGCAGCTGCTATGCCTGATGTGGGGACAGCTCTGCTCCCAGATGAAAATAGACCAACCTGAAAAaacctggatttttaaaaagtatataaccCTAAGCCGTttgctgcatttctttttctcttaaatatgtGAGTGACAATAAAACGACTTGAATCTTATCTggccttttttgtgtgtcttagAATAAATGGACTGGGTTGGAAATATGAGCCACTAACAATGTGAACACCTTCCGGAAGCCAGGTGACCTCACTGAGTCTACACTGCTGTAAAATGGCATTGCACTGTGCCACACCACATGGGTGGGGTGTTATAGATGATCGCTTCCAGTCTCAATTGTCAAACGTGACACATTGTTTTAGATTCAATGAGAAAAAATTCAGTGAATACATGAAGAAACAACAGGAAAAACGAAAGATGTACAAACTCTGACGATATGATGATGTGGAAGGTAACCTCAGGGAAACTGGGAAAGGCAGCCAGGACCTCAGGGACCTGGCGTACCTCCAGGCGCACAGCCCTTTCTGCGAGAGCGAGCAGGCACCAAAGGCGCGGTCCCAGGGTGTGCACCAAGCAGAGCTCAGGGAGTGGTGCGCCTGGCCCCTCTGCCGtgcacagcccagcccagcccaggaccTCTTTCCTTGAAGTAAGCACTAATCATGCTTCTTGATTTAATGCAGAGTCACCACATCAGGGCAAAGATCTCTCCCTTGGTGACGTCCCAAGCTTTGGACGTCCTTGGTCTTGGTGGGCCAGCTAGGCTGTGGGAAGCCCAAaagaagttaaaaagcaaaagaggacttaaacaaatgtacCCATCACCGTCTCAGGAGTGgaggatggaagggagggaggcagggcccTGTGTCTGGCCTGTTGCTGTGAAGAGGAGAAACGAGGCCAAAGGACCTGGATGACTATGAAGGTGGGTCGAAGGTCACATGGGAGGACCTGGATGACTATGAAGGTGGGTCGAAGGTCACATGGGAGGACCTGGATGACTATGAAGGTGGGTCGAAGGTCACATGGGAGGACCTGGATGACTATGAAGGTGGGTCGAAGGTCACATGGGAGGACCTGGATGACTATGAAGGTGGGTCGAAGGTCACATGGGAGGACCTGGATGACTATGAAGGTGGGTCGAAGGTCACATGGGAGGACCTGGATGACTATGAAGGTGGGTCGAAGGTCACATGGGAGGACCTGGATGACTATGAAGGTGGGTCGAAGGTCACATGGGAGGACCTGGATGACTATGAAGGTGGGTCGAAGGTCACATGGGAGGACCTGGATGACTATGAAGGTGGGTCGAAGGTCACATGGGAGGACCTGGATGACTATGAAGGTGGGTCGAAGGTCACATGGGAGGACCTGGATGACTATGAAGGTGGGTCGAAGGTCACATGGGAGGACCTGGATGACTATGAAGGTGGGTCGAAGGTCACATGGGAGGACCTGGATGACTATGAAGGTGGGTCGAAGGTCACATGGGAGGACCTGGATGACTATGAAGGTGGGTCGAAGGTCACATGGGAGGACCTGGATGACTATGAAGGTGGGTCGAAGGTCACATGGGAGGCTGGTCCTCTACACACAACTCCCTCGCTGCGCTTCCCGCCTCGGTCCTATCTAGGAACGTGAGCACTAGGCTGGGGTTGCACACGGATTCCCACGGAGGCGAAGTTAGGTCACTGGTGCCGGGTGCGAGGTTGGGGATACCGCCCCCACCTGAGGCTGGGTTCCCGGACCGCCCAGGACAGGAGTGGACTGCAATCTGCGGGAAATTCGGGAGGGCCAGGATTACAGTCAGGACGCCTCTTAATGCCGGGAGCACAGCCCCTCCAAAGCCAGCGAGAGCCAAAGGGCCGCCCTCAGTGTGCATCCTGCGCCCTGGGAGCATCCTGTGCTCCGCCCTCCTGCAGCACGCAGTCAGGCCTTGAACCAGTGGGTGGCGCTGACACTGCGCGGGGCGGCTGCCAGACCTGGGGCAGGGCGCCTGTGCCCCGCACCCTGCCGTGACTCTAAAGTCAGAGGCCTGATAGGAACTCCAGCCTCATCTGACCTCCAAATGGACCCCAACTGCTCCTGCGTGCTGGTAAGGGATGCTGGGTTTCGGGGCTTAGTCATTTTCGAACTACAGAAAAGAAGGTccctggggcaggaggcaggtgcATTTTGAGCTCTACCTAAAATGGACTCCTTTGCTTTGCACTTCTCGAGCTTTCTCCTTGCCAAGCACCTTCGTCACCACTCAGAACACTGCCATCTTCTCCCTGCTTCCCATTTCTGAGGCGAGAGAACAGGCTGAAAATTGGCCGGCTATAGGTCACCCTCAAGGCCAGAGGTGTGCTAAACTAGGACCCAGTGCTTTGTCCAGCATTTGAGCTGCCTGAGGTGGATGGGAGGCATGACACTCACCGCTCACTGCCTTTTTCTTCCTTGCAGGTGGCTCCTGCACCTGTGCCAGCTCCTGCAAATGCAGAGTGCACACACACCTCCTGTAAGAGTGAGTGCAGGCCATCCCCAGGAATCTAGGGGCTGGGCAGAGTCAAAGGAGGGATCTCCACAGGCCGGAGCCGACCAATGATGAGCCTCCCACATCTCCTTGCTTCAGCAAATGACTTAGGATCACAGCTGGAAGAACACTAGAGATGGTAATTCCCAGTCTTCGTTCTTACCATGGGGAAGCTGACACCAAGAGCGCACACCAGCATCCCAAGCACAGACTTGATACTTGAGCACTTTCCTCACTTAAGTGTATCATTCTAGAAGACTGTCCTTCCTTTTCCTGCAAACAGCATGTCACTCTCTCTCCAGGCTTCTGCCACGTCCTGGGCACAGGAGGGGTGGGCAGCTTTTTCATGGCAAGGCTGTCACCCCAAAGATTCAGGAGTTGTCTCCTGACAAGGAATGCCACCCTGAACTAAGGGTCCTTGAGGCTGGAGGCAAAGCTTGAGCCAGGCCTCTGTTGGGGCAGGGAGGTCACTGGTTGAGTCTGCTCTGACCTCTTactctcctcttcttccccagGCTGCTGCTCCTGTTGCTCTGTGGGCTGTGCCAACTGTGCCCAGGGCTGGGTATGCAAACGGGTATCAAAGAGGTACAGCTGCTGTGCCTGATATCAGATGTAAATAACACAACCCTTACAAACCTAGaggtttttttaaatacaagcaTAACCCATTTACTGTGTCTGTTTTCTCAAGTGAAACATGGGAATGACAATAAACATTGTTGGCCTTATTCTGCCTCAATGGTTTTTTTGAGGGGTGTCCTGACATAAGAGACCCCAGACCCAGCAGAGCTGGGATCCTCCTATATACTGAGTGCCCTAAAGCAGGTTGGGTTACCTGTCTCTGGTCAGTTTCCTGGCTAAAAATGTAAGAGCATCATGCCAGATGATTTGAGGGCACAGGAATCAGTCATGGACCTAAGCTTTGAAtgagtatgaaaaataaaaatgcaaagttcATTTTTCATATTCAACAAGGAAATCTCAAAAGGACATTGAgaacaaaataacagaaaaaagaacTACTAAGGCTACACGTCTGTTGTAAGGTGTAGTGATACTCAGTAGGAAGGAGGAAGGCCCTGGGTGTCTTGTAATTCATGGCAACTGTTAGTTATCTGGCTACTTGGTGAGGCAATTGCTGTTTGATGTTCAAAGAGGAAGAGGAGTCACGTGGCCCAAGAGTAAGCATCATGCTGCCTTAAAGTGCTTTGTGAATAAGGGATTTCAGAATGTAGcctggccgggtacagtggctcacaccacctCGGTGGCTCACGTCATGCTCTGCTcaagccaaggaaggaggattgcctgaggtcagaagtttgagatcagcctgggtaacttaGTGAGAACCCCTCTCtatgtaaaacaaaacattaaaataaaacaagaagagaaggCAGCCTGGCCAAGTGCGGGTGGTTTGGTGTCACACAAGTGGGTTCACAGCCCACTTCACcccttactggctgtgtgacctgggcaaggtgcttaacctctctgaggctgCATTTACTCATTTGCAGAAAGAAGATTCTATCTCTACTTTGGGATGAAATGTAATAGTGGCCTAGCATCTGGCTAGGACTCAGTGAAGAGTGCTGTTATAATCATTTGTCCACATGGACTTTGCAGACAGAGAATCCTATTAGATCTCATCAAGCTCCTTGGGAAAGGACCACCAGTTCCTTGGAAGCATGACTGTGGAGTGGAAGTTGGGAATGGGTTTGGAGTCTTGCTGATCTGGTCTTAAGGGTATGTGGATGACTTCCTGCACCAACTCTCCAGCATAAGACACTGCACCAGCATTTGGACAGAGAACAAGCCTTTCCCACCCTTCAAGTCATTGATCTTCCCACAAACCAGAGAGACAGTGTGTGCAGAGGCTGGTTATGCAGGGGAACACTGTCCTCTAGAGTAGTTAagaacctgcccaaggtcacacaactcaCAAGGTCATCCAACTACAGGTTGGATGAACTTATGGTACAGCTGTCCTCAAGCCCTCTCCAGAGCTGGCAGATCATTGTGTAAGTGGATGCTAAGCCCTCCCCATCATAGTTCTCAGCTGGAAGTGCCCTTGGTGAGTTGGCCCAATTGTGCCCTGACTGGAAAGAGGCATACTGATGCCCAGGAAGGTTAAGAGCTATGAAGAGGGATTGATTGTCACTATTACTCTTCCCTCTGCTGTCCTTGTGCCAGGttttctgtgtccttgtgttttACATGACATAGGGTGGTGGTTGAGGCAATGACTTTGCATGAGTGCAAATTTCAGCTGTGTCATTTATACCTGGGTAACGCAACCTCTCTGTGGTTCAGGCTCCTACCCTGTTCCGTGCATAATAACAGGGTCTGGCTGATGGACCACATCAGTTAATTCATATAGAGAACTTAATACATTGTTCAATGTGTCTCAGGTAGTCTGTAATAGCTGtgattttattatctttcttcaCAGCACAGGAACATTTTAGTGCCTCCTAAATAAATATCCACAGCATAGGAACATTCTAGTGCCTCCAGACAAATAAGCCAGTCCTGATGGGCTTAGCTGTGTGTCCCATGTTGTTCCCATCAATAACATGAGCATACGACATATGGATCCGAGAGGGAACCCTACCCATCCACCAATAGGGATCTACGCTGCATGTATAAAGCCATAAGCAAGATAGTCTGTGTCCGCATAACAGATGTGAAAGGATTCTTGCCATTTCTGCCAACACCTGCCctgttattttcctttaaagaatCCTATTTCCTTAATGTATTTACAGAAAAAGCAAACTCTCTGACACTACTGAAAATAAGAATCAGTCACCTTGCAGGCATGGAAGGCAGCCACacagttatatacatatatccctCTGTATCACTTCTGCTGCTCTCTGGATTGACGttgacatttgtttttgtttaaagattTCAAGCAGTGAAGAGGTGCTGAAGACATAGCAAGGGCAAAGGGAAGTTTCATCACTGACCTCTTTTCCTTGAAAAGCTGAGTGgtggccgggggcggtggctcaagcctgtaatcccagcactttgggaggccgaggtgggcggatcaccaggtcaagagatcgagaccatcctggccaacatggtgaaaccctgtctctactaaaaatacaaaggcttTGCagacgccgccgccgccgcctggaGCCTTGTCGTAGCAGCCATGGTCAACCCCACCGTGTTCTTCGACATTGCCGTCGACGGCGAGCCCTTGGGCCGCGTCTCCTTCGAGCTGTTTGCAGACAAGgttccaaagacagcagaaaacttccgtgctctgagcactggagagaaaggatttggttataagggttcctgctttcacagaattattccagggtttatgtgtcagggtggtgacttcacacgccataatggcactggtggcaagtccatctacggggagaaatttgatgatgagaacttcatcctaaagcatacaggtcctggcatcttgtccatggcaaatgctggacccaacacaaacggttcccagtttttcatctgcactgtcaagactgagtggttggatggcaagcatgtggtctttggcaaggtgaaagaaggcatgaatATTGTGGAGGCCATGGAGCGCTTTGGGTCCAGGAATGGCAAGACCAGCAAGAAGATCACCATTGCTGACTGTGGACAACTTTAATAAGTTTGACTTGTGTTTTATCTTAACCACCAGACCAttccttctgtagctcaggagAGCACCCTCCACCCCATGTGCTCGCAGTATCCTAAAATCTGTGCTCTCGCTGCAGTTCCCTTTGGgttccatgttttccttgttctcttccatgcctagctggattgcagagttaagtttatgattatgaaataaagacgaaataacaattaaaaaaaaaaatacaaaaattagctgggtgtggtggcgtgcacctgtagtcccagctacttgggaggctgaggcaggagaattgcttgaacccaggaggtgtaggttgcagtgagccgagattgtgccactgcactccagcctggcgcctggcaacaacaagactctgtctcaaaaacaacaacaacaacaaaaaaaaaaaaacgctgagTGGCTTCAAACCTGCAGCACTGCTTTCACTCTCTGTCCTGGGCTAGTTACTTATCTCCTTATGTTGTCCTTGTCTGATTAGTAAGACGCTGTCATAAAGAGTATTTCCCTTGAGGGTTGCTGTGAGGGTTGAAACAGCCAAAGTGACTAAACAGGGCCTGGCTGAGTCTAAAAGCTCTGTAATAGTTAAGAATCCTGGAAGTAATAACTACTTTTCATGATTCTTAATTTCATGCAAGGGTGAGCACATCAGGAAAAAGATCCCTCCCTTGGGAACATTCCAAGTTTTGGGAAGCTCCATCCTTGGGCCTGGTGGGCCAGCAAGGCTGTGGGAAGCCCCAAGAAGTTACAGCAAAGGAGGATGTGGACAAATGTGCCCATCACCTTCCAGGGAGTGGGGAAtggaagggagggaagcagggcacTATGTCTGCTCTGTTGCTGTGAATATATCAAACGTGGCCAAAGGACCTGGGTGGCAATGCAGGTGAGGTTCAGGTCACTGGTGCAGGGTGCTGGGCAGGGGACACCACGACCACCTGCGTCTGGGTTGCCGGACCGCGCAAGGGCAGGAGTGGACTGCAATTTCTAAGAAATTCGGGTGGGCCGGGATTATAGCAGGGACACCGCCTACTGCCAGGCACGAAGCCCCTTCAAGGCGAGTCACCCCCAGGGTGCACACCAGCCTTGCTAGGGAGAATCCTCCACTTGGCCCATCTGCTGCGCACAGCCAGGCCCTGAACCCAGGGTGCCTCTGACACTGCCGCAGCCAGAGCCAGACCTGGGGCGGGACCTCTGCACCCGGCATCCCTCCCCAACGACAAAGCCAGAGGGGGCTCCTGGGCTCTCTGTTCCACCTCCCACTGGCTTGCCTGCTTCTTCACCTCTGGCATAGCTACTCCAGCCTCACCTGCTCTCCAGATGGACCCCAACTTCTCCCGCGCCACTGGTAAAGTATGCCAGGTTTTGGGGCCTTTAGGATCCCTGATTTTTAATGGGGGATTAAAAAATGCATGAGGCAGGTGCATTTTGAGCTCTACCtaaagatgatttttcttttgtacttctGATGCTTTCTTTCCTACCAGGAACGTTCATTATTATCACTGAAAACCCTACCATTGTCCCAGTGCCTCCCATTTCCAAGGAGAGAGGAATGAGGCTAAAAACTGCCCCTGCTCAAGGTCGCCCATAGGCAAGAGGTGTGCTGAGCTGGGACCCAGTGCTCTGTCCAGCATTTGAGCTGCCTGGGCTGGTAGGGAGGTGGAAGACATTGCTTCTTCAAGATTCCCCACTTAAGGCTCTGTGTAGTATGAAAAAGAGGGCACCTGCCCATCCGAGCCTGTGGGGAGGAAAGGCGGGGCTGGGCTTCACGTGCCTGGATGGAACTAGGTAACAGGTTTCCCATGCAGTGAGCAGGAGGGGCTGAGGGGCTGCTTCCAACCCTGCACCACACTCACTGCTCActgcctttttctcttccctgcagGTGGCTCCTGCACCTGCACCAGCTCCTGCAAATGCAAAGAGTGCACCTGCACCTCCTACAGGAAGAGTGAGTTCGGGGCCTTCCCTGAGAATCTGGGGGGCTCAGCAGAGTCAGAGGAGGGAACCCAGAGCTTAGTGGGCAGGAGCAGGACAGTGACCAGCTTTCCACATCTCCTTTCCTGGCAACTGATTCAGGATCACAGCTGGAGAAACAAGATGGTTGATTCCCAACTTTCATTCTTAAaatagggagactgaggctgcacgAATTCACCAGCCTGCCAAGCACAGACCGAATACTTCAGGACTTTTCTCACTTAAGCCAGTGGTTCTGGGGAACTGGTTTTCCTTTGTCCCTATTGCCCCAGCCACTGCCTCTCCAGTCTTCTGTCCTCTTCTGGGTAATAGGTTGTGCTGGGCAGCTTTTCACTGGAAGACCCTCACTCCAAAGATCCAGTTGACTCCTGGCAGAGCAATGCCACCCTGGACTAAGGGTCCTCTGGAGCTGGAGGTAGGGCTTGAGCCAGGCCTCTGTTGGGGCAGAGAGGTCTCCAGTCAAGTCTGCTCTGACCTCTGActctccccttcttccccaggctgctgctcctgctgccttaTGGGCTGTGCCAACTGTGCCCAGGGCTGCATCTGCAAAGAGGCATCAGACAAGTGCAGCTGCTGTGCCTCATGTCAGGACAGCCCTGCTCTCAGATGTACAAAGAGTGACCTAAacaaatttggaattttttcCATACAACCATGGCCTTACTATATTTgtctctcttttataaaatatgtgaatGATAATAAAAGTTGTTGCCTTTATTCTGGCTCTGGTTTTCTTTGTGTGCCTTGGAAATGGGGGGCCCCATACTCAACAGAGCTGGCATGGGTGATTGCATTGTCCAGAGACGGGGTGCTGGGACCATGTCCTATCATCCTGCATGCTGAATGGCTTAAGGAAAATCAGGTTCCCTGTCTCAGGTCACTTTTTCAGCTAAAAGAGATTCCTATAAGATGATAATGTGGTGTGCTTTTTTGTGCCTTTCTATGTTGAGCTACATAATCACTGGCAGATGTGAGAGGAGGGAGGCAGCTCATAAAAGGGCACAGGATCTGTTGCACACCTAAGCTTTGATGAGATCAACTGTTTTAGTATgataaaatcataagaaaaaaatccattttcataTTCAACAAGTAAACAAGTATCTACAAACATGtgaatatatgaaaaacaaaattacatgagaaataaaagaattacaAACACTACCCATTTTTTCTGGAGTGTACATTTCACACTGGAGACAGTTATCCGATCAGTCCCTGTGCATGGCTAGCACAACTTGAGCACCCCTGGAGGGGACATTCCCCCAGGACCCATCAGTCTTGACCTGCCCCATGCCACTGATGGGAGTCTCCCTTCACTTCACAACTCCCTCTTGGGACTTGGCTCTGAATCCGTACCTCTACCAAGGTGAAGATGAAATTGGCCTCTCCCTCAGCCCTTGGTTACTTCAGGCCAGCTGAGTGAGTGGGAATGGAGGAGGAAGTGCCCAGCACTGTTCCGGCAAGATGTCTGTAGATAGAAACTGGTTTACAGGTGATGTACTTTGAGTCCACCTGTGCGGGGTGTGATGGCATATTCTGTGGTCTGAAGATGCTTTGCTGTTCATTAA
This window contains:
- the LOC128928516 gene encoding peptidyl-prolyl cis-trans isomerase A is translated as MVNPTVFFDIAVDGEPLGRVSFELFADKVPKTAENFRALSTGEKGFGYKGSCFHRIIPGFMCQGGDFTRHNGTGGKSIYGEKFDDENFILKHTGPGILSMANAGPNTNGSQFFICTVKTEWLDGKHVVFGKVKEGMNIVEAMERFGSRNGKTSKKITIADCGQL